In Labrus bergylta chromosome 5, fLabBer1.1, whole genome shotgun sequence, the genomic window TTTAAGGGACAAATTGAAAAGGTTTCAGCCACTGCGGCTGCGCGACACTCATCAGTATGGCCTCTTATAAAATAAGTATGGTCCGCCGTCCTGTAGCCAACTCTGAACTGCAGATTAGGAGGCGATAATGTTGTCAAGGCAGTAGGCGGGTTGATGCCCCACcactcctcccccctccctccaccgCTCCCACAAACCGTGTTTGGACTTGAGGCTTTTATTAGTTTAGTAATTGCATCGTACATCACAGTTGTGAGGAGCCTGTACTGTCTGGCGCGTGCCGATAAGGTGAATGGCCGCGAGTGGGATGACGGACAGTATCATCCAGTGTCACCAACACTGCCTCCCTGAATGCTTTAATTAACTATCGACGGCGAATGAAGGCAGTCCTCGTGCACTTTACACCGGCACAAGTCCTGCTGAAGAGTTTTCAAGCAAGGGATGAGTTTCTTCCGGGTTGGTCAACCAGTCCCACAAGCTTTCAGAGAGAAGCCAAAACACATTCTAAATTTGAATGTAGCCCATGTTTGAATTTATGTAATGACCCCCACCCAAGACTGCAGCTAGTGAGTTAAACACACCAGTTCAGATTTAGTGCATTAACGTGAGTACAGTGGTTTGatttgttgagatttttttcaGTACATGAGTTCTTCTCCAATAAGCAAGGCGCTGTTCAGTGCATGTcacccctgctctctctctctctccccaactTTCCTTCTCTCACTACGGCTGCCTTGAATGGAGGccaaaaatgcattaaaaatatTTCCCACAGATATGTTTTAAAgcaataatacaataatacaaataCTCTGCTTTGAATGACTATTTCTGTCTCAGAGTTTTTCTCCTAAGTGAACTATCTTATAGTGGTGCTGAATTTCTTATCTGTTCCATTATGTGTAAGTCTTTGCATCCACCGAGCTGTTGTTGGTAGTTTTTAGTCCTTCCAAGTTCACACTTTCTATTGAATTTGGCAATCAACCAAACATGTCCATGGTACCTCTGACTGGTGTTTCATATCCCTTTAGGTAAAAATTCTCAACAAAAGCAACAGAGAATCAAATGGGACAGTAACACCTACATTAGTTTCAATTTCTTCTTTAACAATTCCAATTCCATACGATATGTGTGTGATCCCCTATTTTTCCACACTTTCTTCAACATAATGCAACTGAAGGGTCACATGTAGCCTTGAGTTTAGTATTTTAacttaagttgtgtttttttagtaaACAATAAGAACAAAGTACAGAGAAATAGGCCTCTCatttcacaatttaaagtcatgttgattaaaataaatcaaattatatattgttgttgttgttaaatctTCATAACCAGTGCCAGACTGAGTTGAACTCTAAACCCAAACAGTTGTAATCCTCATATTGACTTGATTGGATGTAAACCTCTTAGAAGGTGAAGCATGGGACACCTTTGGTCATGTAAAGTCCAAGATTAAACCTCACCTCCTGAACTCACTGTAGAGGGGGTTACACAGTCTGTGACCAGACCATGGAGAGATTATGGAACACCCCAGGGTGCCAATTATTGAGAATTGGTCTACAGGAACAATGTGATTTTAAACTATTGGCTCTTAGACTTCTTTTTTCTGTATCATTGTTAGGCTTTCTTTACATCTATTGTCATCACGTGTGTCTCTCAGAATcagtgagtttgtttgtttgcatgtttaaagGAGACGTATTTATAGCCCATCACAATGATCCTGAGTCCAGGCCATATGGTACATTGTGCACCAAAATAAGTAGCTTAAGCAGTTATTTCACCAGTATGTGAATACCAGCAGAATTAAACTGTGTAACGGCAGAAATCATGCACTTGTCTCACTCTGACCTACTGAATACACCTTCATCTGTATCACATAATTAGAATGATTTAGAGGCAGTACTAAATTGTTATATGGTAATATttcagtaaaataaatgaaatattgaaataaacaaaacagtgCAATTCCAATCCATGTAATGTTCACGGTTTTGCATGGATGtatcatatttttatttttttgtattgataTTTTAGGTAACAGTCAATATTTTGTAATATGTGACTTCAATATTTCAAAGTTGATGAGGGCTGAATTGAGTTGTTACTTAGATGtatattttagtcatttttaaCATGCTTAGTCAGCTATGAtcatcaagagagagagaaacaggaaatgaaaatgtagaaatgtaataaaaaacatgagaaaaagaACACTGGTCATGAtaaatgtttacattcattcagtacaattttttttgttgacaccAGTAGTGTCTTTATCCCTCTGCTTGGCAGGAGTGGGcagatatttttttgtcttcacactTACTAAGTGGACTTATCCTGCTGAGGAACACTGAGGAGTCATCCTGCTAGGGCCTTTACAATCAAGCAAAAGGTGAGGGATCAAGGATCATCTGAAGGAATTACTCTTGGCCAAATCCTTTATTCTTAGAAGGAGGGCGTCTTATCTCATCCCACCTGATTGGTGAGATATTCAGCATCTCGTACAGAAGCTCTAGGACCAGAGGGAACTACCACACAATTTTTTACAGCTCACCCATGCAGCCATACAATTTTCCCCACAATGCCTCCTCCTACCTGGGCCCTCACGGGGACCCCCCTCTATCACGCATCGGCTTCATCATCCTCTCCATCATCATGGCTCTTTTCACCGGTCCGGCAATCGTGCTCAACGCTACAGTGATCATCGTGTCCCTTATGCACAAGCAGCTGAGGCAGCCACTCAACTACGCTCTGATGAACATGGCAGTGGCTGACCTGGGCACTGCCATGACCGGAGGGGTGCTGTCCGTGGTCAACAACGCCCAGGGGTACTTCTCCCTGGGACGAACAGGCTGTGTCATGGAGGGCTTTGCAGTCTCTTTGTGTGGTGAGTTGGAAGAATAGCAAAGTATTTCAactgttcaaatgttttcagtgaaaCAGTGTAAatttatgtaattttttttttatttagtagaGTGACACATTACATCATTTCCATGTAACCACAGAACAGCATTCACGTCCCTGTTCCCCTTAGTATCTCCCTGACTTTGCTTCTTTGCAGGAATCGCGTCTCTGTGCACTGTTGCTCTGATCGCTCTGGAGAggatgtttgttgtgtgtaagCCATTGGGGCAGATAACCTTCCAGAAAAAGCATGCAGCTGGAGGCATCGCCTTGTCCTGGCTGTGGTCCCTCACGTGGAACTTGCCCCCCCTGTTTGGCTGGGGCAGGTATGAGCTGGAGGGGGTGGGGACATCCTGTGCACCTGACTGGCACAACAGAGACCCTTCCAACGTCTCCTATATCCTGGCTTACTTTGGAGTGTGCTTTGCTGTGCCCTTTGCCATCATCCTTGCATCATACGCCAAGCTAATGTGGACACTACATCAGGTGAAAGTTTAAACACTTAGCTTTGACCTGAAGGGGAAAAAATCTAGTCCTGCAGTACTCTATAACAACTATGAGTTAGTCCAGTTTGGAGTAAATGTAGTATTGAACCCTTGCAGATATTTCCTTAAAACACTACATTCTTCAGCTGTAGTTTTTATTCAGAGCAGATTACAATCAATTGTTGCAGACTAGAGCAGTTGCTCCAAAtgttaggaaaaaaaagcagtgcaAGGGGCCCTTTTCCCAAATGAaaaaagggtgaaaaaaaagagaaagaaaaaacaacaacaacaaatctacATTCCCAAGTGTGGAGCAGGGGGCTGTATTatcaatgagcccccccccccattaggATACTTCAGATGGAACTTTTTGAAGGTGCAGAAGTTGCCTAAACAACCTAACGGGATATGAAGAATCTTGACTTGTTTAAACAGTAAAGTGTTACTTTCTTGTTACAGCAATCTGGACAATCTAATAATGCCATATACTTTATGATAGAATATCACTCCCAGGGCCCAGATTCCTGCAAAGATTACTTTTATCATTCACATTTTTGGCACAATTTAATgtgagtttttctttctttaggtAAATGTTCACATACGATTTTTAGatacatttttgttgtattgGTGCTTTTTACATAAGCCTGTTTCTTCCATCATTGATAATAAGAGTGTTAAGTTGAAGTAAGTTAATGTGTTAGTTTAATGCTCTGTAGTGTCCCATAACCTCTATGAATTTAACATTCAGGATACCAGACACATTAGAAGAGATTAAAGGCCAACAGTGGATAATGCTCTATAGATTCTCTACTTTACAGTTTGATATCATTTCTGTGTTGCAGGTATCAAAGATGGCCTGCGTTGAAGGTGGTGCAGTAGCAAAAGGAGAGATGAAGGTGGCGTCCATGGTGGTTCTGATGGTTCTAACATTTCTCATCAGCTGGTTGCCTTATGCCAGCTTGGCCCTGCTGGTGGTCTACAAACCTGATGTGAACATACATCCGCTGGTGGGCACGGTGCCAGTTTACCTGGCCAAGAGCAGTACTGTGTACAATCCCATCATCTACATCTACCTGAACAAACAGGTACCACCACAttcaaaagaaaagattaaGACTCATGGAGCTGTAAGAGCTCTAAAATACTTAGACGTTTTGGTACATCAGCCCCATCTAGTGGTAGTGAAAGGGAGTGTATCTTTTGAGTAGAACTGTTTTATTACAGGAATCAGCATTTATGTTTTAACTGGGGCTAAAGGCATAACCAAAggtcaatttaaaaatcaaTCTTTGTGTTGATTGTTTATGTTGTCCTTAAATGTGTAACTAAAAATAACAGGTTTCTTTCACTTACAAAAGTTCCTCGTTTACTGCTTGTTTTAAgatgaatgaaaaacagaatAGCAATTCTaaaatattgtttgaaaaaaagtctGGATTAATGAAATAATTGTCTCAACTACCTCAATGTTTTCTATAAGTAATATGTCAAATTATTTTAACAACTGAGCTGATGAAACACTTCTTTGTGCTCACAACTATATCATTTTGTAATACACCTCAACACATACTCGTGTTTCTGCACTGCTCATAGATACCAAGTAGAAGTCCTAGATGAGCAACAAAATATTTTAGGTTATCGTTTATCCAGCAAACTCTTCATGTTCAATCTTACATATACTGTAAGATTGtattatttctttataaagCTGAACATGTTTATAATTAGGGGATAATGTTGTCTATGCACAATAAGGAACTGAGTAACCTGCTGCAGAATGATGTCAGAGTAACTTTTCTTGGCTGGAGTGTttgtgcgtttttttttttgtgaaatgtctTGTCTCCTTTTGTTTCTACAGTTTCGTAAATATGCAGTGCCTTTCCTGCTGTGTGGGAAAGGGAGTGCTGTGGAGGACGAAGAATCAGAAAACTTAACAACCATGGAGACGACAACCAAACAGGTGTCACCTGCCTGAATtgaacacacacctgaaacatgttgaataaaaaGATGTCTCGCCTGTGATACTGTGACTGCAGTGTTCCTATGAGCAGTTATACTGATATCTTTCTACGTCATGAGGAAAAATCTTGATGGTTCTGCAAACAGAATACAAAAGAATGAGGGGAGTAATTTAGCATAAATTTATTCAATGgtcaatagaaaataaatagtaTCGATTAGTATCGATTCAAATAAAGTCAAGGCccaaatcaaatgaaaaatacaaaaaatgtattgataCAAAACCTAGAAGGTAAATAGTAAAGCATTTGCTACTAAGAGAAATGATGTttactgaataaaaacattaaggAGCAAATATCAAGACTTTCAAGTAGAGAACATTACCATGGGTCTTTCCATACTTTTGTACATATTTAACATTATCTTCTATTTTAATACAGCTTTCAGAACATTAATAGTAGCAATAGtaattataattataacaaTATGAAGAAAACTAATAGAAACGTTCAAATCaatgtgtttctctgtaaacttttttttttttaaccctacCCACGAACAGAGAAACTGTGCaccttgaaaatatttttttaatactctTTCATTCCCAGCATTGTAAGGTGAGTTGTAAATGACAAATATAGATTCCACTAAACcatacacacagtcacaaaaagtacaaaattgTCTCACCTTAATACACAAATCTGTTtagaaaaaggagaaacaaaagcaCTATACAGTTACTTGTGCAAAGACAAACAGCTATGTGCTAATATTTAAATACCATTGGTATAGACCTAACcaaatcattattttcttttctcaggAATCCCTGACATGAGGTAAAAGTAAGTTCTTTTCATCTTTAGTTTAACACAACTTTTAAAAGTGTTTACAAAATAATGCATATCTTCAGTTCATCAGTACTGTAATTGCTACGAATAGTACACATGTGCCTGTTATGTGCATCGGCCCTTTTATACGACAGTTGTCAGAAAAAGGActagcacactttttttttttaaactcacaaaCAATTCAAAGAGCCCTTTCAATGTGCACACAAAATGGAAAACctacattttcatgacagtattCGGTTGAATTAGAGCACAGGACGCACTCGCCTACAAATCAAACACTCATGAACGACAGATCACGTTTACCCTAAATATCCTTAATTTAAATCCTCCATGGTAATGCCTGAAAAAGCCCactgcagtttgtttatttcagtatttcGATAATCGTGGATGAATAAAGAATCTTGACATTGTGATATTTGTgggctcctttttttctgcatccgGGGTTGATTTTCCCTACTAGCCCAATTTGTAAATCTGATTAGAAGGGAAAACACAAAGTTTTTTTGATCTCTTTCACAGACTCCACTGTGGGACAGACAGGTAAGCTTACACAATGATATGTTGTCACGTTGCCTAACGAGGTATTCTGTAAGCAGGAACCAGGCAGgctgagagagaaaggggggcgGAGGGGGTTCATATTGCTTAGCCTCTCTCCAGCATCCTGACAGCAGGACAGCCTCTGTCCACCACCTACTATATACACCCGACTGTTTCTGACCTTTGGATGTGTGCATATGTCTCCTGCCGTCACACACTACACGAAGGCTGAGATGTGATTGCCAAGATTCATTACAAAGGTTTAATGGAATTCCACCATGATCAACAAAGCATGTCATGGAAAATCCCAGCACAAGCTATGAGATATATTAATTCATCCCTGTTATCACCTTCTGTCACATTTCTATCTTTCAGCAGCACAAAGGCATTAGAGAAGGGGCTGACGGAAACAAGGTTTGACTCTGAAACCAACTAAAAAAGCAGCATTGTAAATGCACTATGCATTTGAAATTCATGTGCATTACCTGCACAAAATATGCAAACAAATGTGGTCGTCACATCCGTATAAAATTTCAGCCCTGGATCCTTAAAGCTTGCCTCTAAAAATACTCCTTTAAAGGAGGCTTAACCTTATGCAACTGGTGTTGGTGTGATGTATTAACACATGAACCCCTATGCTAAGAAATTAGCCTTTTGCATATCTTGTGCAGTAGTGTTGTCACACAAGCAGAGcctgttaaaatgtaaaaaagaaaaaaaaggatccatataaacaaaacaaaaaaaaaggcaaataaataTCAGACTGTTGTACCTAATAAAGTAATGCAAGGCTGCTTTTGTAGCATAACAGGAGTCACAAGGGTCCATATTGCTGATCTTTTAAATGATACATAattacaaaatatagaatatctCTTTACAAAGGTTCTTTTGTTATATAATACAATTTACAGCATATCAACTATGAAATATTAACCAGGCTATTCTAAATTTTTGAAATAACCTGCCTGCTAGTGCATTTATCACAAATGCTTCAAAAGTACACATCTCAAGTTGAATGATGCTATAAGTAGGACAGTAAGTTCCTGCATAATCTGGTACAGCTCTACTTCACTTTTAGACTCAGCCTTAGCAATCATTAAACGCTCTGTTCTAACGACAAAGGGATCAAGTTTTTCTAAAGactgggggggtgggggggggtggggaagGGGGGGATATGCCTTTCTATGCTTGCATTGAAAACTTGCATGATATGCCAAACCTTAATAAAGTGACCGAGGTAATGACATCGTACATCTGATTGTCATCACCCTAAGAGACCCGCCCTGGAGAGTGTCTCACACCTATGCCCAATGGTCCATCTTTCCCTGGCATTGATGTCCTtatctctgattggctgcaggctGACGCTGTGTGTCACAGCCTTTGGAAGGTGCAGTCAGTCCGTCTGCACTCAGCGAGGTGGTGTCTGGCTCTGTGCCGTGACCTCATTCGCTGGCAGGTGGAGAACAATTAAAAGAGCAGGACTGTTGTGTCTCTCTTCTTCATGCCTTTTTCTCTTCACTGTTAAAGGCACTTCTTTTGGTCAGAGCCAACAgatgcatttcttttttgtttttcttttttttcttttaattttcatCGATATAGTGGTTCTAAATTGCAGATTTCTCCAGCAACTGCTATAAAGTCGTGATGCAGATCATCTCATCTGCCAGGTCCTCCTCATAAAGAGCTCTCGGTTCTGTCTCTGGCTCCTCGTCACTGTAACTGGCTGCCGTGTCCTGCAGTTCATAGTCCCGAGGCGTCAGTATGGGGAACACGTTGACCCCATTGACACACGGGGCAATCCCTCCATTAAGCAGGTGACTGGCTGCACTCTCCATCTCGTCTATCGTCATCTCACAGGCGTCTGCTATCTCATGCTTTGTGGCAGCGACGAACTTTGGGTCCTTGGCGTATCGCCCAAGCCCTTCTGATATCAAAACCTGCGTCAGGATGGGAGGACAAATGTTACTTGGGATTTTTTTGCCATAATTGCCATAATGTGCCTTTGAGATTCCAAACCAAGCATCAAACTCACCGCTTCCACAAGGCTGGTGGCGCTGCCTCTCTTCTGGTGGTACTGGTTGTGGTACTCGGGTGGCACCTGTAGATGGACCGGTGAGTATGTtctctgggaaaactcagggtcGTCCGTGTACCATGAGCTTTTGCGTACCGACACCTGGCTGCTGGCAACACTGCCCCTGTGTGGGTGGTCCACTCTGATGAGAGGTGTGTAGTACGGAGACTGGTCTTTACTGGCCGGGGTAGCAGGGGGCGTGGCCCAGGAGCGGGTAGAGCGGGTTGGGGAGAGGCGATGGGCTCTGCTGGAGTCTAGGCCTGCTACAGCCATTACCTGATGGGTCAGAAGAGACAATTGATAGAAAAAGTGTTGCACAAGAATATAAAGATGTGGTTATGAGGGGAAATCTGATGTGGATGTTTCAATTCAAAGAGTGAGGGGTGCATACAAGATGATTCCAAACATGTCTTAAATGTGCAAAAGTGTTCAAAACAATATAGGTGAAGAACAGTACTGGTGAGACATGTGCCAGTGTTACCTGGTGCTGCATGAGGTGCAGTGGTAGAGCAGTACGCTGATGTGGAAGCTCGTCCTGGCTACTCTGTCTGCGCAGACACTCAAAGTTGAAGGACGGCCTCCTGTTACCTGAACGAGCCAGGAGGGGAGCAGTGAGTGACCTCATGCAGGAAACTCTGACAGCATGCAAAACTGCAGACACTTAGGGAGTATGATGCTGGGTGGGAGGGTCAATCATACAACAGCTGTAAGACTTGTATTTGTGCATTCTATAAGGAGACTATTTGATGACAAAGAAAGTGGCTGTAATAGCCTCTGTTGTCTGGAGCTAAATATCTAACATTGTCTGAAGTTGGTTTATAGCTCGCCAACAACCTGCAGAGTTTTTCTGCTGcattcaaatgaatgcattgtTAATTTAACTTTTGATTGTCATTATTAACTTTATGCTAAAACAATTTAATTTGTAAGTATTTGTCACATCATGTTGATTAAAGATGTATTCTGAGCAATAATTCAATTATTGTGCGTTACTGGTGATGTTGTGTGCAGTCAGACAAGATACTCATACCAGCTCACGGTTAAAGGCTTACtttgcgattttttgatccagtagatgtcgcccttgagcaacagcatgaaaccaaaaaaacttgcagtgcattgttgtgttagcatgctaatgctagcgatctttattatgctcgtatcttcacactgcatgtaaatttacccaaaatgagcgtgatctagaaacgcagttaagcagtgagcaCAGtatattattcttcttttctctagtccctcaataaaacaacttttatgcgaggggatgagccagccggccgtccgggcgatgtaaacaaactgaagatatgactcggaaaactcagaaaacttcacagacagtgggactcgggtgttacacccattgtagacagtcatgtcatttctattacatttaagtgtgaaaaagaCTCTTGGCAGTCCATGGTGTAAAAGAACAAGTGTTTGACACTGTTGTGACATTATTGATTACGTTGCAtcagaaagacatttttgtgtttttgttcttttaaaattCAGATCGTTTAAAGCCTCTGTGAGGAACTTGGGCTTTGTCTTGagtttggcgccccctgtaAACAAAGTGATACCTATGACCCTGTCCTTTAAATGTGAGTCATGTACTGTCAACTAAAAATCACCCCTTGCTCTATTCACATGTATCACTCGCTGAGAATTTTTGCTGTGGAAAAATGTAAGTCTGATTTTGCAGCATAATGTCAATCAGTATGGGTAGACCTGCAGCGGTTTGAGACATTAAAATAATTACTTAGAGATTATCAGTCTTGTCACTAACGGTCTTGTTTGCTATTTTAAGTCGTAAAGAGGCTTCGGTaataatttcagtctgtttcataatctaaaaactcttcacaaAAGCTTTAAAGTAAACTTGGAGCTCATGATGAAGAAAACAAGGGTAAGATACCTTGAGGTGTTGCAGGAAGCAACCGTCTCTTTGGTGACCTCCGTGAGTCACGGTACAGTGGCTGCTCATCATCCTCGTAGTAACTGTCAGGGTGATGGTAACCTTTGGGAGTCTCATACTCTGTGTCACTGTTCTGATACCTGTcgacagaaagaagaaagagcATGTAGAAGGAGTGCAAAAATCCCAGAAACTTTCCAATACTTTAAATGTCTTATAATCAAATAGGTATCCTATTCTTAGCGAGCTACAACTGCGTAATGATCAAATTCTACGCCTAGTGAAAAGTCAGAGCTCATTACCTGTCCCCTGACAGCATACTGTCATCTTCATAAAACTCCTCCCCGCTGTAATACTCCCCAGACAAGCGGTCTTCATcaaactcctcctctctgcGGATAGTGGGGTGGCGTCCATCCACTCCACGGGACCTGACGAGAGGTCAGAGGGGTCAAAACAagctcactgctgctgatgAGGGGGGGATTACTGGAATAGGGCCATGCACTGCCATGCAGACGCAAGCCTCCAGGGGGCAGCGATGCAACTGAACACAATAATACATTTGTAATAGCCAAACCAGGACAACAGGCAGAAGTTTCGTGTTGAAGAGCACCACTTTGTCTTCTAAACATCCCTTCCACTTtgaggtccttttttttttttttttttttacattgatataaagatatttttattgaaaGGAATCATTAAGTAAAAGTGTAATCTCTGTGTGATGTGCATAAAATGTATATAGTTGTGAGAAACTTGTGGTGCAGCTAAAGTGCTACCTTGTTTTCAACAATCTGGGTCCCTCCTCAAAGCAGGCATGTCACTTTGACACATGCATAAAGCAGGGCTGCGCTCAGCAATATGCTGGCCATAAATATTCACGTTATTTCTCCTTTAACTTGAAAAGGATTGGACACAACTGGATGTTAACAGAAGCGGATGATAACCAGACAAATAACAGGCCAGCATATCGCACATTACACCGATTTAGCAAGGATGCAACCATTCACGGAttcaaaaccaaatcaaaaggataaaaaaagagaactaAAATAATAGAAGATCTTCTGTCTGCTGGTTGAGACATACTTGCTGGAGCCAAACCTACGAGAACATACCTAACATAGGTCTCATAGTAGCGCCTTCTGTCCGAGAAAGCAGAGGGATGGTTGAGAGAAAGCATTTTGGTTaggaaggagaaagggaggagagagcacAGAGAGTGTGACATATATATCATACAGTATATGAGACATATACAGCATGCTCATATATATGTATGAAGAGGAGAGAATGTGATGCTGACTCCAGTGTTGGATGACAATTCCATTTCCCATTCTTAcgataagagagaaaaaaatcatttctcTTCTGTAAAGTGTTAGCAATGAAATTGTCGCCCAAACTTATTGGGtcctgggaaaaaaacaggctCAATACTGGAGCATCTGACTAAACAGAGCATGAGAAATCAGGAGATAAGAGTATAGAGGGTCACTTTTATGAAATGAACTGTCAGTGTGAGAGCAGGTTTGTGATGAATTATGGAATGAAAGGTTTTAGAATAAAGGTTggtgaaaaaaaggaaggtttGATAAGAAACAGAGTCTtgcctgtggaaaaaaaatcattgtgcAACTGATCATGTCCACAGTTTTGATCATGTCCTTAAGCTCAGTGCATGGAAACTAAAACCCCGATTTCATGTGATGAGCTGTCATTCTACCTAATGTAGCTTCATTAAATGGTTGAGAAAGTCTCTCAGGTGggaagtagaagaagaggaacTCCTGTAATTGTTATTTGTTATATCTTTATATTGGAGCTTCAGTCAAACACTTCATAATGTATAGTTAGAACATCACACTGGAACACTTACTGTCTGACATTATTAAATTACATTCTGTGTAGTTATTATGTAACTACTATGTAGTTAGCTATTttgaattggaaaaaaaacaatttctctCTTAACCGTAGCAACTGTCTCTTACTTTCTTTTTTGATATGTTAGGTAAAACCTTGACAAAATCCTGCTTAATTACAAACACACTACATACTGGGAATGAGCGGTTTTTCAGAATGATGTTCCTAATGTCTCTATTTACTGTGAATCTTGAGCAAATTCCCATATCTAAACAATTAACTTCAATTTGACTGTAACTTTCCACATTATGTTATAAAATGTTGTTCTACATTTTGGGAATAAAGGAAAGAACACAATGTGTTGATTGGTATAGGCCTATGATTTATCTCTgtacattaaattaaaagactttaagagtGTATGGTTAACCTCGgaagaaaaaagatttaatgTGAAACGTGTGAGCTTTAGGGAGCTAAGGC contains:
- the LOC109997415 gene encoding parapinopsin-like encodes the protein MQPYNFPHNASSYLGPHGDPPLSRIGFIILSIIMALFTGPAIVLNATVIIVSLMHKQLRQPLNYALMNMAVADLGTAMTGGVLSVVNNAQGYFSLGRTGCVMEGFAVSLCGIASLCTVALIALERMFVVCKPLGQITFQKKHAAGGIALSWLWSLTWNLPPLFGWGRYELEGVGTSCAPDWHNRDPSNVSYILAYFGVCFAVPFAIILASYAKLMWTLHQVSKMACVEGGAVAKGEMKVASMVVLMVLTFLISWLPYASLALLVVYKPDVNIHPLVGTVPVYLAKSSTVYNPIIYIYLNKQFRKYAVPFLLCGKGSAVEDEESENLTTMETTTKQVSPA